The nucleotide sequence CGGCATTCCCGAAAATCGAGTTAAAGAACTGTTTAAGCCCTTCAGCCAACTCGATTCATCCAGCACGCGCCGCCGCGGCGGCACCGGGCTGGGCCTCGTGATTTCCAAACGGCTCTGCGAGCTCATGGGCGGTGCGATCTCGGTGGAAAGTAAACTGGGCCAAGGCTCGACGTTCCGTTTCAGTCTGTCGCTCACGTATCTGCGCGGAGACTCCCAGCCGCCAGTGGCGGCCCCCCGGGTTTCACCGTCGCCCTCGCCCAGCGCGGCTTGAACGTAAAATCGGACTCACGCAGAGAAATCACTTTCAGGACTTGCGCGCCCCGAGGAATCTTTGCAACGTCCGCCTTCCTCAGATTAAGGCGCGGTAGCCAAGTGGTAAGGCCGAGCTCTGCAAAAGCTCTATCGGCGGTTCGATTCCGCCCCGCGCCTCCAATTTTTCGCCCATCGAAATGCTTCGGTGGGCGTTTTTCGTTTTGAGATGAACGCCGTTCGCTCCGACGTAGGGCGTAATCGAACCGCTTAGCCGCTGCGCGACGCGGTTCGATGTCAAACCAGCGGCTACGCCGCTAGACCGCCCCGCGCCTCCAATTTTTCGCCCATCGAAATGCTTCGGTGGGCGTTTTTCGTTTTGAGATAAACGCCGTTCGCTCCGACGAAGGGCGTAATCGAACCGCTTAGCCGCCGCGCGGCACGGTTCGAAGAACGAAGGCGGACCAATCTCCCCGGACGCAACAAGACACCTCAATTCACCGGCTCGAGGTAGGGCGTGCTCGCCGAGCGCGCCGTTTCATTCCTCCTCCCGGTCAGACCTGCTCACCCCGAAATCTCTCCATTCCAACACCTGCTGCTTCCTCCATCCTCGCGCTTCGCTCGAAAGACTTGGGTTTGCGGTTCGTCGGGCCCACCACACTTTTTAGTGGTTTTCGCTGGCTTCGTCGCTTCCCCTGATTCCGCTTCCTTACACCTGATGCCCACCACCATCTTCACCATCGCCAATCAAAAAGGCGGCGTCGGCAAAACCACGACCGCCGTCAATCTGGCCGCCGCTCTCGCCGAACGCAAAATCCACACCTTGTTGATCGATCTCGATCCCCAGGCCAACGCGACCAGTGCGGTCGGCGTGGAAAAGCAGGCCGGGCGCAGTCTCTACGGCCCGCTGAATGGCGAAGGCAGCGTGTTTGAAATGATCACGCCCACGGAGTATCAGCATCTCGCCCTGATCCCGAGCGAAGAGGATCTCGCCGCGGCCGAGGTCGAGCTTGCCCAGTCGGAAAACTACCTCGCCCGTCTTTCGGAGGTGCTCCGTCCACTCAAGGCCAGCAACGGCTACCGCGCCATTATCATCGATTGCCCGCCGTCCATGGGCATGCTGTCGATGAACAGTCTCGCCGCGGCCGACCAGCTCCTCATCGCCTTGCAAAGCGAATACATGGCGCTCGAGGGTCTCGGGCAGATTCTGCGCAATGTGGATCGCATCCGCGATGCCGGTCTCAATAACGATCTTAATCTCGGTGGTGTGATCATGACGATGTATGACGGCCGCACCAACCTCGCCAAACAGGTCGTCGACGAAGTGCGCGCCCACTTGCCGGACAAGATCTTCAACACCCTGATCCCCCGCTCCGTGCGCCTCAGCGAGGCTCCCAGCTTCGGCAAACCGATCTTTGCCTACGACAACGCCTCGGCCGGTGCCGTGGCTTACCGCGAGCTCGGAGCCGAGGTGATCAAGCGATTCGGCCTCACCCCGGGTCGCTGAAACCCGTCGCGTCGTTCGCCTCTGCTTCGTCAGCCATGCGATTGCTCTTCGTCAAATACCGTCACGTATTCAACGTGGGGCTGCAGAGCAACATCGTCTACCGGTGGAACTTCGCCCTGCGCGCGGCGTTCTCGCTGCTGCACTTGGTGTTCGTCTTCGTCCTGTGGGGCGCGGCGTTTCAAGGCCATGACACGATCGGCGGGTTCAGCCTCGATCAGACGCTTACTTACTTCATCTGCCTGTTGGTGCTCCAGTTCTTCATCGGGGCCTTTAACGAGGACTACCAGATCAGCGAGGAAATCCGCAACGGGCTCATCAACCAGTTCCTACTCAAACCGATCAATTATTTCCTCTACCGGTTTGTCATCTTTGTCTCCGCCCGCCTCGTCTCGGGTTTGCTGGCGCTGCTGCCCCTCGTCATCGCGCTGCCGCTGCTCGGCGATTATCTGACGTTTCCGGACGAGCCCTGGCGGATCGCGGTCGGCATTCCCGCCGCCTTTATGTCGGCGATGATCCAGTTCACCATCGCCTACATTTTCGGCATGCTGACGTTCTGGTTTTTGGAAATCCAATCGTTCGTAATTCTATCAATGGCGATTGAGTCGCTGCTTGGCGGACAGGTCTTTCCACTCGATTTGCTGCCCGATACTCTGTTCCGGATCTCGCAGTTTCTGCCCTACTATTATCAGATGTATTTCCCGGCCGCGATCTTCACCGGCCGCATCGACCAAGCCGTCGCGGTTCAGGGACTTGCCATTCAGGCTTTCTGGGTGGTCGTCTTGCTCGGCGTCGCGAACCTGCTCTGGCAACGCGGTCTCAAACGCCACACCGCCGTCGGCGGCTGAACCACTCCCGTATCGCATGATCCACTACCTGCGCATCTGGCTCGCTTCGGTTCG is from Synoicihabitans lomoniglobus and encodes:
- a CDS encoding ParA family protein, which translates into the protein MPTTIFTIANQKGGVGKTTTAVNLAAALAERKIHTLLIDLDPQANATSAVGVEKQAGRSLYGPLNGEGSVFEMITPTEYQHLALIPSEEDLAAAEVELAQSENYLARLSEVLRPLKASNGYRAIIIDCPPSMGMLSMNSLAAADQLLIALQSEYMALEGLGQILRNVDRIRDAGLNNDLNLGGVIMTMYDGRTNLAKQVVDEVRAHLPDKIFNTLIPRSVRLSEAPSFGKPIFAYDNASAGAVAYRELGAEVIKRFGLTPGR
- a CDS encoding ABC transporter permease — protein: MRLLFVKYRHVFNVGLQSNIVYRWNFALRAAFSLLHLVFVFVLWGAAFQGHDTIGGFSLDQTLTYFICLLVLQFFIGAFNEDYQISEEIRNGLINQFLLKPINYFLYRFVIFVSARLVSGLLALLPLVIALPLLGDYLTFPDEPWRIAVGIPAAFMSAMIQFTIAYIFGMLTFWFLEIQSFVILSMAIESLLGGQVFPLDLLPDTLFRISQFLPYYYQMYFPAAIFTGRIDQAVAVQGLAIQAFWVVVLLGVANLLWQRGLKRHTAVGG